From a region of the Dyella jiangningensis genome:
- a CDS encoding S53 family peptidase, with amino-acid sequence MSFTVRTPVVRRSELFAAWPIALSLALCTLPVHAESGWVSTATPQALIPPPVEGCEYVGSNAWAINSAFYGSVIFGGTAPYCVDASGLAPLDPSKPLQLLISLKLRHLPQLQNFLREVTQPGSRVYGHYLSRAQFQDTYAPTPGQAQAVAAYLRKNGFTDIRVAPNQLLVAAHGTVDQASKAFHTSMMQWTLSYPSGSETGYGAASPVQVPAALGDIVDIVQGLPGLGYGSKYHAPLALPSAPVSSSGYSPLDYATIYNADGVAPGSRTSVAIVVQGDMSQTINDLGTFTANHRLPNVPTMVVPTGAGVLGEGSAQDESQTIVGAAGGLAGLSFYAMPNAGGAPSTLDLTWAYNRAVADDAAKIIESSWSVWEPIAYLSGAQAQDDAIFMAAQAQGQVFVVPVGENNDLNWQIDDVYEFPPEPATSPYVVAIGGSQASVGSANQWNGESLWAEMSSYLDPEDHTVTYDYWYANAGYSLHESVPAWQAAQALTVTSNLAQLPNTQRYVPDLAFDAHMNISSDWTDKDHPAGPASGARIIVDGVEHHLFNGTELSASVFAGLFARIESAHGNALGLPTPQMYANFAKDRSPLHDFSASEHGNFYNYNCPTPGWSACYGWGSLDIGKFNDYVTTYWGL; translated from the coding sequence ATGTCCTTCACCGTCCGCACGCCTGTCGTCCGCAGGTCCGAACTGTTCGCTGCATGGCCGATCGCGTTGAGCCTCGCGCTGTGCACGCTGCCTGTCCACGCTGAGAGTGGCTGGGTATCCACTGCCACCCCGCAGGCGCTGATCCCGCCACCGGTCGAGGGTTGCGAGTACGTCGGCAGCAATGCCTGGGCGATCAACAGCGCGTTCTACGGCAGCGTCATTTTTGGCGGAACGGCGCCGTATTGCGTCGATGCGAGTGGACTCGCGCCGCTTGATCCGTCCAAGCCGCTTCAGCTGTTGATCTCGCTGAAACTTCGCCATCTCCCACAGCTGCAGAATTTCCTGCGCGAGGTGACGCAGCCGGGCAGCCGCGTGTATGGGCATTACCTCAGCCGCGCGCAGTTCCAGGATACCTATGCGCCGACGCCGGGCCAGGCGCAGGCGGTAGCGGCCTATCTACGGAAAAACGGCTTTACCGATATCCGCGTGGCGCCGAACCAGTTGCTGGTTGCCGCCCATGGCACGGTAGACCAGGCCAGCAAGGCCTTCCATACCTCGATGATGCAATGGACGCTGAGCTATCCGTCGGGCAGCGAAACCGGCTATGGCGCCGCGAGTCCCGTCCAGGTGCCGGCTGCACTGGGCGATATCGTGGATATCGTGCAAGGCCTGCCGGGCCTGGGTTATGGCAGCAAGTATCACGCTCCATTGGCGTTGCCGTCGGCGCCGGTGTCCAGCAGCGGCTACAGTCCGCTCGATTACGCCACCATCTACAACGCCGATGGTGTCGCTCCAGGTTCGCGCACGTCGGTCGCCATCGTCGTGCAGGGCGATATGAGCCAGACCATCAACGATCTCGGCACGTTCACCGCGAACCACCGGCTGCCCAACGTGCCCACCATGGTCGTCCCCACCGGCGCAGGAGTGCTCGGCGAAGGCAGTGCGCAGGATGAAAGCCAGACCATCGTCGGCGCTGCCGGCGGCTTGGCCGGCTTGAGCTTCTACGCGATGCCGAATGCCGGCGGCGCGCCTTCCACCCTCGACCTGACCTGGGCGTACAACCGGGCCGTCGCGGACGATGCCGCGAAGATCATCGAAAGCTCCTGGTCGGTATGGGAGCCCATCGCCTATCTCAGCGGTGCGCAGGCACAGGACGACGCGATCTTCATGGCGGCGCAGGCGCAAGGGCAGGTGTTCGTCGTGCCCGTCGGCGAGAACAACGACCTGAACTGGCAAATCGACGATGTCTACGAGTTCCCACCGGAACCGGCGACGTCGCCCTACGTGGTCGCCATCGGTGGATCGCAGGCGAGCGTCGGCAGCGCCAACCAGTGGAACGGGGAGTCGCTCTGGGCGGAGATGTCCAGTTACCTCGACCCCGAGGACCATACCGTCACTTATGACTACTGGTACGCGAACGCCGGCTACAGCCTGCATGAAAGCGTGCCCGCGTGGCAGGCGGCGCAAGCGCTCACGGTCACCTCCAACCTCGCGCAGCTGCCGAACACCCAGCGTTACGTGCCGGACCTGGCTTTCGATGCGCACATGAATATCTCCAGCGACTGGACCGACAAGGACCATCCCGCCGGCCCTGCCAGCGGCGCGCGCATCATCGTGGACGGCGTGGAACACCATCTGTTCAATGGCACGGAACTGTCCGCTTCCGTCTTTGCCGGCTTGTTCGCGCGCATCGAATCGGCGCATGGCAACGCGTTGGGACTGCCGACACCGCAGATGTACGCGAACTTCGCCAAGGACCGCAGCCCGCTCCACGACTTCAGCGCGAGCGAACACGGCAATTTCTACAATTACAACTGCCCGACGCCGGGATGGAGCGCCTGCTATGGCTGGGGCAGCCTCGACATCGGCAAGTTCAATGACTACGTGACGACGTACTGGGGCCTGTAG
- the mutS gene encoding DNA mismatch repair protein MutS → MAENSTEHTPLMRQYLGAKAEHPDVLLFFRMGDFYELFYDDARKAARLLDITLTQRGQSAGQPIPMAGVPYHAVENYLARLVRLGESVAICEQIGDPALAKGPVERKVVRIVTPGTVTDAALLEERRDNLLMAISAGAHGAYGLAWVDLASGRFLLSEVPSAEALASELARLQPAETLVGEDVAWPKFVSSLPGLRKRPPWHFDGDAARRELNRFFGTRDLGGFGVDRMPLAIAAAGCLLGYVEETQKSALPHLSGMAVESAGETIALDAATRRNLELDTHPSGRTEHTLLGVLDESVTPMGARLLRRWLNRPLRSRDLLRSRHQAIGTLIDNRQYEPLREQLRGIGDLERILARVALRSARPRDLSTLRDGLAAAPALRALMASLDSPLLHSLVERIGDHAGTAALLARAVVPQPPVLQRDGGVIADGYDAELDELRRLATNADQYLVELEEREKAASGIATLKVGYNRVHGYYIEISKGQADKAPTHYTRRQTTKNAERYITEELKTFEDKVLSAKERSLMRERALYEALLDTLIAELEPLKSAGSAMAELDVLATLAERASTLDWSAPELTDEPGVAIERGRHPVVEKVRDEPFEPNDLALDDNRRMLVITGPNMGGKSTYMRQNALIVLLAHIGSYVPASRAVIGPVDRIFTRIGAGDDLSRGQSTFMVEMSETANILHNATEHSLVLMDEVGRGTSTYDGLALARAAAVHLAASSRSYTLFATHYFELTELANEYPSIANVHLDAVEYGEQLVFMHAVKEGPANRSFGLQVAALAGLPKSVIADARRTLAELERGMHQQASAAGGKSTPADSPQLGLFAAQPSVVERALENIDPDAMSPREALEALYRLKALA, encoded by the coding sequence ATGGCCGAGAACAGCACCGAACACACTCCACTCATGCGCCAGTACCTGGGCGCCAAGGCCGAGCACCCGGACGTGCTCCTGTTCTTCCGCATGGGCGATTTCTACGAGCTGTTCTACGACGACGCGCGCAAGGCGGCGCGCCTGCTGGACATCACGCTGACCCAGCGTGGCCAGTCCGCGGGCCAGCCGATTCCGATGGCCGGCGTGCCCTATCACGCAGTGGAAAACTACCTGGCGCGCCTGGTGCGGCTCGGCGAGTCCGTGGCGATCTGCGAGCAGATCGGTGATCCCGCGCTCGCCAAGGGGCCGGTGGAACGCAAGGTGGTGCGCATCGTCACGCCAGGCACGGTGACCGATGCCGCGCTGCTGGAAGAACGCCGCGACAACCTGCTGATGGCGATCAGCGCGGGCGCGCATGGCGCCTATGGCCTCGCCTGGGTCGATCTGGCCAGCGGCCGCTTCCTGCTCAGCGAGGTGCCGAGCGCCGAGGCACTGGCTTCCGAACTGGCGCGCCTGCAGCCGGCCGAGACGCTGGTCGGCGAAGACGTCGCGTGGCCGAAGTTCGTCAGCTCCCTGCCTGGCCTGCGCAAGCGTCCGCCGTGGCATTTCGACGGCGATGCGGCGCGGCGCGAACTCAATCGCTTCTTCGGCACGCGCGACCTCGGTGGCTTCGGCGTGGATCGCATGCCGTTGGCGATCGCCGCGGCCGGCTGCCTGCTCGGCTACGTCGAAGAAACGCAGAAGAGCGCGCTGCCGCATCTGTCCGGCATGGCGGTGGAAAGCGCGGGCGAGACCATCGCGCTCGATGCCGCCACGCGCCGCAACCTCGAACTCGATACGCACCCGAGCGGTCGCACGGAACATACCCTGCTCGGCGTGCTCGACGAATCAGTGACGCCGATGGGCGCACGCCTGCTTCGTCGCTGGCTCAATCGGCCGCTGCGCTCGCGCGATCTGCTGCGCAGCCGCCACCAAGCCATCGGTACGCTGATCGACAACCGCCAGTACGAACCGCTGCGCGAACAGCTGCGCGGCATTGGCGACCTGGAGCGCATCCTTGCGCGCGTCGCCTTGCGCTCGGCGCGTCCGCGTGATCTGTCCACGCTGCGCGACGGCCTTGCCGCCGCCCCCGCACTGCGCGCGCTGATGGCCTCGCTCGACAGCCCCTTGTTGCATTCGCTGGTGGAGCGCATCGGCGATCACGCCGGCACGGCCGCCCTGCTCGCCCGTGCCGTGGTGCCGCAGCCGCCGGTGCTTCAACGCGATGGCGGCGTGATCGCCGATGGCTACGACGCGGAGCTGGACGAGCTGCGCCGACTCGCCACGAACGCCGACCAGTATCTGGTCGAGCTGGAGGAACGCGAGAAAGCCGCCAGTGGCATCGCCACGCTCAAGGTCGGCTACAACCGCGTACACGGCTATTACATCGAGATCAGCAAGGGCCAGGCCGACAAGGCGCCCACGCATTACACGCGCCGCCAGACCACCAAGAACGCCGAGCGCTACATCACCGAGGAACTGAAGACCTTCGAAGACAAGGTGCTGTCGGCCAAGGAACGCTCGCTGATGCGCGAACGCGCCTTGTATGAAGCCTTGCTCGATACCCTGATCGCCGAACTGGAACCATTGAAGAGCGCAGGTTCCGCGATGGCCGAGCTCGACGTGCTCGCCACGCTGGCGGAACGCGCCTCGACGCTCGACTGGAGCGCGCCCGAACTCACCGACGAACCCGGCGTCGCGATCGAACGCGGCCGCCATCCGGTGGTGGAAAAGGTACGCGACGAGCCATTCGAGCCGAACGATCTCGCGCTGGACGACAACCGCCGCATGCTGGTGATCACCGGTCCGAACATGGGCGGCAAATCGACCTACATGCGCCAGAACGCGCTGATCGTGCTGCTCGCGCATATCGGCAGCTACGTGCCGGCGTCACGCGCGGTGATCGGCCCGGTCGATCGCATCTTCACGCGCATCGGTGCGGGCGATGATCTTTCGCGCGGCCAGTCCACCTTCATGGTGGAAATGAGCGAGACGGCCAATATCCTGCACAACGCCACCGAGCACAGCCTGGTACTGATGGACGAAGTGGGCCGCGGCACCAGCACGTACGACGGCCTGGCGCTGGCACGCGCCGCTGCCGTGCATCTGGCGGCCAGCAGCCGTTCGTACACGCTGTTCGCCACGCACTACTTCGAACTCACCGAGCTGGCCAACGAATACCCGTCCATCGCCAACGTGCACCTGGACGCCGTGGAGTACGGCGAACAACTGGTGTTCATGCATGCGGTGAAAGAAGGCCCGGCCAACCGCAGCTTCGGCCTGCAGGTGGCGGCGCTCGCCGGCTTGCCGAAGTCGGTGATCGCCGATGCGCGCCGCACGCTCGCCGAACTCGAACGCGGCATGCATCAACAGGCCTCGGCGGCCGGCGGCAAGAGCACGCCGGCCGATTCACCGCAACTGGGCCTGTTTGCCGCGCAGCCTTCCGTGGTGGAGCGCGCACTGGAAAACATCGACCCCGATGCGATGTCGCCCCGCGAGGCACTCGAAGCGCTTTATCGCCTCAAGGCACTCGCCTGA
- the xth gene encoding exodeoxyribonuclease III, which translates to MTLTLATFNINGIRARLPNLLAWLEREAPDIACLQELKATDEAFPIEAIRDAGYDAVWHGQSAWNGVAILAKGETPKERRRGLPGGAEDTHSRYIEAEARGVIVGCLYLPNGNPQPGPKFDYKLAWFDRFNRYAKRLLKSGEPVVLAGDFNVVPTDEDIYNPASWRHDALLQPETRERYRKLLAQGWTDALRARFPDERIYTFWDYFRQHWPRNAGLRIDHLLLSPALAERMTKAGVDRWVRGESKASDHAPAWVQLAEEPRSRTRVSTRKTTARRRSTAT; encoded by the coding sequence ATGACGCTCACGCTCGCGACGTTCAACATCAACGGCATCCGCGCCCGCCTGCCGAACCTGCTCGCATGGCTGGAGCGCGAAGCACCGGATATCGCCTGCCTGCAGGAATTAAAGGCGACCGATGAAGCGTTTCCCATCGAAGCCATCCGCGATGCCGGCTACGACGCCGTGTGGCATGGCCAGAGTGCATGGAACGGCGTGGCCATCCTGGCGAAGGGCGAAACGCCGAAAGAGCGCCGCCGCGGCCTGCCGGGCGGCGCCGAGGATACGCACAGCCGCTACATCGAAGCGGAAGCGCGAGGCGTGATCGTCGGCTGTCTCTATCTGCCCAATGGCAATCCGCAGCCCGGGCCCAAGTTCGACTACAAGCTTGCCTGGTTCGATCGCTTCAACCGCTATGCGAAGCGGCTGCTCAAGAGCGGCGAACCGGTGGTGCTCGCCGGCGACTTCAACGTCGTGCCCACCGACGAGGACATCTACAACCCTGCATCCTGGCGCCACGATGCGCTGCTGCAACCGGAAACACGCGAGCGCTATCGCAAGCTGCTGGCACAAGGCTGGACCGATGCCTTGCGTGCGCGCTTTCCCGACGAGCGGATCTACACGTTCTGGGATTACTTCCGGCAGCACTGGCCACGCAACGCCGGGCTTCGCATCGATCACCTGCTGCTGTCGCCTGCCTTGGCCGAGCGCATGACGAAGGCGGGCGTCGACCGCTGGGTGCGCGGCGAAAGCAAGGCGAGCGATCACGCACCCGCATGGGTGCAGCTTGCGGAAGAGCCACGAAGCAGGACGCGCGTATCGACGCGCAAGACCACGGCGCGGCGACGCAGCACGGCAACATGA